From Spartinivicinus ruber, the proteins below share one genomic window:
- a CDS encoding GMC family oxidoreductase encodes MYDYIITGGGPAGCVLANRLTANPDISVLLLEAGDTDYHPFIHMPAGFAKLTGKTATWGYSTVPQKHLNNREVWYPQGRVMGGGSSINAQVYTRGHPKDYDEWAEREGCQGWSYDEVLPYFRRAEDNIRLVNQFHGVGGPLKVSDPVPHPLTSTFVRAAQEAGLPFSADFNGDVQEGFGYYQLTNRSGKRCSAAAAYIKPVLDRPNLTIITKATVTKILVKNYRAVGVEYIQQGSNQVYQATSQQEVLVTSGAVGSPKLLMLSGIGPADHLCNVGLDVVHDLPGVGVNFHDHMDVFVVSECSGDYSFDRYKPWYMNLWAGLQYLLFKTGPVASNLCDGGGFWYADKEARSPDIQFHFLPGSGLEHGLKQIRNGVTLNSALLRPKSRGTVRLRSADFNDAPLIDPNYWAEEYDRKMSIEGFKLAREIMAQPAFKPFIKGEAMPGVEAKTDQQIMKYAKQFSKTDYHPVGACKMGAVNDKYSVVGPDLRVRGIDGLRVMDSSVMPRVVSANTNAATIMIAEKGADLILGKG; translated from the coding sequence ATGTACGATTACATAATAACTGGCGGAGGCCCGGCGGGCTGTGTATTAGCTAATCGTTTAACCGCAAATCCTGATATTTCGGTATTACTATTAGAAGCGGGTGATACGGATTACCACCCCTTTATTCATATGCCTGCGGGGTTTGCCAAATTAACAGGGAAAACCGCCACTTGGGGTTACTCCACGGTGCCACAAAAGCATTTAAATAATCGTGAAGTGTGGTATCCGCAAGGTCGGGTGATGGGCGGGGGTAGCTCAATTAATGCTCAGGTTTATACTCGCGGTCATCCCAAAGATTATGATGAGTGGGCCGAACGGGAAGGCTGTCAGGGTTGGTCTTATGACGAGGTATTACCCTATTTTCGCCGGGCTGAAGATAATATCCGGCTAGTGAATCAGTTTCATGGAGTGGGAGGGCCGTTAAAAGTTTCTGACCCAGTACCCCATCCATTAACCAGTACATTTGTCCGTGCCGCCCAAGAAGCAGGGCTTCCTTTTTCGGCAGACTTTAATGGCGACGTTCAGGAAGGTTTTGGTTACTACCAGTTAACCAATCGTTCTGGAAAGCGTTGTAGTGCCGCTGCTGCTTATATTAAACCTGTATTAGATAGACCCAATCTCACTATTATTACCAAAGCAACTGTCACCAAAATATTAGTTAAAAATTATCGTGCAGTAGGCGTGGAATATATTCAGCAGGGAAGCAATCAGGTTTATCAAGCGACTTCACAACAAGAAGTATTAGTGACTTCTGGTGCAGTGGGTTCACCGAAATTATTAATGTTATCTGGAATTGGTCCCGCCGATCATTTATGCAATGTGGGGTTAGATGTTGTGCATGACTTGCCTGGTGTGGGTGTAAATTTTCATGACCACATGGATGTTTTTGTAGTCAGTGAATGCAGTGGTGATTATAGCTTTGATCGCTATAAACCCTGGTATATGAATCTATGGGCTGGGCTGCAATATTTATTATTTAAAACGGGACCGGTTGCTTCTAATCTTTGTGATGGGGGTGGGTTCTGGTATGCAGACAAAGAGGCGCGCTCGCCAGATATTCAATTTCACTTTTTGCCCGGCTCAGGGTTAGAACATGGGTTAAAACAAATTCGTAATGGGGTCACCTTAAATTCGGCATTATTACGGCCAAAAAGCCGAGGAACGGTGAGATTACGTTCGGCAGATTTTAATGATGCACCTTTAATTGACCCGAATTACTGGGCTGAAGAGTACGATCGGAAAATGTCTATTGAAGGGTTTAAGTTAGCCAGAGAAATAATGGCTCAACCGGCATTTAAACCCTTTATAAAAGGTGAAGCTATGCCAGGGGTAGAAGCTAAAACGGATCAGCAAATTATGAAATATGCCAAACAATTTTCTAAAACTGACTACCATCCGGTTGGCGCTTGCAAAATGGGGGCAGTAAACGACAAGTATAGTGTGGTTGGGCCAGATTTACGGGTGAGAGGGATCGATGGGCTGCGGGTTATGGATTCTTCGGTAATGCCTCGGGTAGTCAGCGCTAATACTAATGCAGCAACAATAATGATTGCAGAAAAAGGCGCGGATTTAATTTTAGGGAAAGGATAA
- a CDS encoding FAD-dependent oxidoreductase: MQYDIIIIGSGIGGATLLNQLADSGLNILLIERGAPLINSASSRDSRAIFKQGIYRPQEQWLDGQGKLFNPGNYYYLGGNSKFYGAVMMRYRQEDFGELMFDEGVSPAWPFPYEELAPYYQQAETLYQVKGTTGQDSCEPSGAKGYVGSAVADEPVISLLRGRLSQLGVNPFSLPLAMDVDAWLAAGRTPWDAFPGTGAGKFDAETAALQMVLDHPNITLMTNMTVIKLHTTKGGKRIESVEVTHEGERKQLTAQLFVLSAGAVNSAAILLRSANDQYPNGLANSSDQVGRNFMNHNCTALLAINPFKVNDAVYQKTLGINDFYLSDGEGGQPLGNIQLLGKIDGNMLQAQLKLIPKLVLDWLAKHSVDWYVMSEDLPQANSRVRIDSSGRIILDWQPSNLTAHYQLIKKAKALMHSAGYPILLTKAFDRRTPSHQCGTVRMGSDPAKSPLDPYCRTYDHNNLFVVDASFLPNSAATNPALTIAAQAIRVATHIKQTEI; the protein is encoded by the coding sequence ATGCAGTACGACATAATCATTATTGGTTCTGGCATTGGTGGTGCCACGCTATTAAATCAGTTAGCGGATAGTGGCTTAAACATACTACTGATTGAACGTGGTGCGCCTTTAATTAATTCCGCCAGTTCCCGGGATAGTCGAGCCATTTTTAAGCAAGGTATTTATCGCCCGCAGGAACAGTGGTTGGATGGCCAAGGGAAATTATTTAATCCGGGGAATTACTATTACTTGGGGGGGAATTCGAAGTTTTATGGCGCAGTAATGATGCGTTATCGTCAGGAGGATTTTGGCGAATTAATGTTTGATGAAGGTGTATCACCCGCTTGGCCATTTCCCTATGAAGAATTGGCGCCCTATTACCAACAGGCAGAAACCCTTTACCAAGTAAAAGGCACAACAGGCCAGGATAGTTGTGAGCCGTCAGGTGCGAAAGGTTATGTCGGTTCAGCCGTGGCTGATGAACCTGTGATTAGTCTACTGCGCGGTAGACTCTCTCAATTGGGCGTTAATCCTTTTAGTTTACCATTGGCTATGGATGTGGATGCTTGGTTAGCAGCTGGTCGTACGCCATGGGATGCGTTTCCTGGCACTGGCGCTGGGAAGTTTGATGCTGAAACGGCGGCTCTTCAAATGGTATTAGACCATCCTAACATTACATTAATGACAAATATGACTGTTATCAAGTTGCATACTACAAAGGGTGGTAAACGAATTGAGTCGGTTGAAGTCACTCATGAGGGGGAACGAAAACAGCTTACTGCGCAGTTATTTGTGCTTTCTGCAGGCGCGGTTAACTCCGCAGCTATCTTGCTGCGTTCCGCCAATGACCAATATCCCAATGGACTGGCAAATAGCTCAGATCAAGTAGGCCGTAATTTTATGAATCACAACTGTACGGCTCTTTTGGCCATTAACCCTTTTAAAGTCAACGACGCTGTTTATCAGAAAACCCTGGGTATTAATGATTTTTATTTGTCTGACGGCGAGGGTGGGCAGCCATTAGGGAATATCCAGTTATTAGGCAAAATAGATGGCAATATGCTGCAGGCGCAATTAAAGCTTATTCCTAAACTGGTTTTGGATTGGTTGGCCAAACACTCAGTAGATTGGTATGTCATGAGCGAAGATTTGCCTCAAGCTAATAGCCGTGTGCGCATTGATAGTAGTGGTCGAATTATTTTGGACTGGCAGCCAAGCAATTTAACGGCTCATTACCAATTAATAAAAAAAGCTAAAGCGCTGATGCACTCCGCCGGATATCCCATTTTATTAACCAAAGCTTTTGATCGTCGAACGCCTTCTCATCAATGTGGCACGGTGCGGATGGGTAGTGATCCTGCTAAATCCCCATTAGATCCTTATTGTCGAACTTATGACCATAATAATTTGTTTGTGGTTGATGCTTCCTTTTTACCTAATTCTGCTGCTACTAACCCTGCGCTGACCATTGCAGCACAGGCTATTCGGGTAGCAACACATATAAAACAGACGGAGATTTAA
- a CDS encoding 3-ketoacyl-ACP reductase has translation MMRQPVALITGGRQGIGQAIVKQLAKVGFAVAFTARNSNDDCAELIAYCESVGSRACYIPNDLADISGHCALLDQVISWGGGLDCLVNNAGISSLARGDLLELTTESFDQVMTVNVRGTLFLSQAVAKLMLETSAECYRSIITISSVSALMASPERADYCMSKAALAMFNKTLALRLAGDNIGVFELRPGIIKTSMTAGVANRYEQHIQEGLVPAKRWGIPEDIASAVVPFAQGYMAFASGSAIELDGGLSINRL, from the coding sequence ATGATGAGACAACCAGTAGCATTGATCACCGGGGGGCGCCAGGGGATAGGACAGGCTATTGTCAAACAGCTTGCTAAAGTGGGGTTTGCAGTGGCGTTTACTGCGAGAAACTCAAATGATGATTGTGCAGAATTAATCGCCTATTGTGAGTCTGTTGGGAGTAGAGCCTGTTATATTCCCAATGACTTGGCTGATATTAGTGGCCACTGTGCATTGCTGGATCAAGTCATCAGTTGGGGGGGAGGGCTGGATTGTTTGGTAAACAATGCAGGTATCAGCTCGCTGGCCCGGGGTGATTTGTTGGAGTTGACAACAGAGTCTTTTGATCAGGTCATGACCGTGAATGTCCGGGGTACTTTGTTTTTATCTCAGGCGGTTGCCAAGTTGATGTTGGAGACTTCCGCAGAGTGTTATCGTTCTATTATTACAATTTCGTCGGTGAGTGCACTGATGGCATCTCCTGAACGTGCAGATTATTGTATGTCTAAAGCAGCATTGGCCATGTTCAATAAAACGCTGGCATTACGTTTGGCCGGTGACAATATTGGAGTATTTGAATTGCGGCCTGGCATTATTAAAACCAGTATGACAGCAGGTGTTGCCAACCGTTATGAGCAGCATATACAGGAGGGTTTGGTACCTGCTAAACGATGGGGGATACCGGAAGATATTGCTTCAGCAGTGGTGCCTTTTGCCCAAGGGTATATGGCCTTTGCCAGTGGTAGTGCCATTGAATTGGATGGTGGCTTATCCATTAACAGGTTGTAG
- a CDS encoding dihydrodipicolinate synthase family protein produces the protein MSHQIILPALNSKLERFNLSSCSFAEVIPDTPFNRTAYAAAHLVVDPLQELYPWQGKPAVDWEATLAYREYLWKLGFKVAEAMDTAQRGMGVDWPTALELIKRSTVLANTIPGADLAAGAGTDQLIDFSQINLDDVRKAYIEQIEAIEAVGARVILMASRALAKVARGPEDYLSLYAELIQGCRYPVILHWLGDMFDPLLSGYWGSANSWQAMDTVETIIKENPSKIEGIKVSLLATEYELALRQRLPHNVKMFTGDDFNYPELIAGEGDSFSHGLLGIFDPIAPVAAQALTELANGNFVEYHRLMDPTVALSRKIFEAPTQYYKAGVVFIAWLNGHQSHFSMAGGMHSARSLRHYAEIFRLADQAGILRDPVLAVNRMNQLKAVYGLYD, from the coding sequence ATGTCTCACCAGATTATCTTGCCAGCGTTGAATTCAAAATTGGAACGTTTTAATTTGTCGTCTTGTAGTTTCGCTGAAGTGATACCAGATACGCCTTTTAATCGCACTGCTTATGCTGCTGCGCATTTAGTGGTTGATCCTTTACAGGAGCTGTATCCCTGGCAAGGTAAGCCGGCAGTGGATTGGGAAGCAACCCTGGCTTATCGGGAGTATTTGTGGAAGCTGGGGTTTAAAGTAGCCGAAGCTATGGATACGGCTCAGCGAGGGATGGGGGTTGATTGGCCAACCGCTTTAGAGTTGATTAAACGCAGTACTGTGTTGGCAAACACCATTCCAGGTGCAGATTTAGCGGCAGGCGCAGGTACTGATCAACTGATAGATTTTTCCCAAATTAACTTGGATGATGTGCGTAAAGCCTATATTGAACAAATAGAAGCTATCGAGGCTGTGGGTGCACGAGTGATTTTAATGGCTTCTCGTGCACTTGCGAAAGTTGCAAGAGGTCCAGAAGATTATTTGTCTCTTTATGCTGAATTGATTCAGGGGTGTCGTTACCCGGTGATTTTGCACTGGTTAGGAGATATGTTTGATCCTCTGCTAAGTGGCTATTGGGGCAGTGCCAATAGTTGGCAGGCGATGGATACAGTAGAGACCATTATTAAAGAAAACCCCAGTAAAATAGAGGGTATTAAAGTGTCATTGTTAGCTACGGAATATGAATTAGCATTACGCCAGCGTTTACCTCACAATGTAAAAATGTTTACTGGGGATGATTTTAATTACCCGGAATTAATTGCAGGGGAGGGCGACAGTTTTTCTCATGGCTTATTGGGTATTTTTGACCCGATTGCGCCAGTGGCAGCGCAAGCATTAACTGAGCTGGCTAATGGGAATTTTGTTGAATATCATCGATTAATGGACCCGACCGTGGCTTTATCAAGAAAAATATTTGAAGCGCCCACGCAATATTATAAAGCAGGGGTAGTGTTTATTGCCTGGTTAAATGGCCATCAGTCTCATTTTTCGATGGCGGGCGGCATGCATTCGGCCCGTTCTTTAAGGCATTATGCAGAGATATTTCGATTAGCAGACCAAGCAGGTATTTTAAGAGATCCGGTATTAGCGGTGAATCGAATGAATCAATTGAAGGCTGTTTATGGATTATATGACTAA
- a CDS encoding carbohydrate ABC transporter permease, with amino-acid sequence MNKNSQENGFRFNLIGRAVIYTVLIIVAVIYLAPLFVMIVTSFKSLDEVRVGNMMALPLEITFDPWLKAWQSACLGLDCNGINGYFWNSLKMVVPAVLISTFLGALNGYVLTKWRFNGHHVAFGMMLFACFIPFQIVLLPMSQVLGWLGLANSTSGLVLVHVVYGLGFTTLFFRNFYEAFPSELIRAAVMDGAGFFQIFRYILLPNSGPIIVVTIIWQFTNIWNDFIFGASFASGESAPMTVALNNLVNSSTGVKEYNVHMAAAIIAALPTLIVYIVGGRYFVRGLMAGSVKG; translated from the coding sequence ATGAATAAAAACTCCCAAGAAAATGGCTTCCGTTTCAATCTTATTGGGCGTGCAGTTATTTATACTGTACTGATTATTGTGGCAGTCATTTATTTGGCGCCGCTGTTTGTCATGATCGTCACTTCATTTAAATCTCTAGATGAAGTTCGGGTAGGGAATATGATGGCTTTGCCGCTGGAAATCACATTTGATCCCTGGTTAAAAGCTTGGCAGTCAGCCTGTTTGGGGTTGGACTGTAACGGTATTAATGGGTATTTCTGGAATAGCTTGAAAATGGTGGTGCCAGCCGTGCTGATCTCTACTTTTTTAGGGGCATTAAATGGTTATGTGCTGACCAAATGGCGTTTTAACGGTCATCATGTTGCTTTTGGCATGATGTTGTTTGCTTGCTTTATTCCTTTTCAAATTGTGTTATTGCCGATGTCACAAGTGTTAGGTTGGTTAGGCTTAGCCAATAGTACATCAGGTTTAGTTTTGGTCCATGTGGTCTATGGTTTGGGATTTACCACCTTGTTTTTTCGAAACTTTTACGAAGCTTTTCCTAGTGAATTGATTCGTGCAGCAGTAATGGATGGCGCCGGCTTTTTCCAAATATTCCGTTATATTTTATTACCTAATTCTGGCCCTATTATTGTCGTGACTATTATTTGGCAGTTTACCAATATTTGGAATGATTTTATTTTTGGTGCTTCATTTGCGTCAGGCGAGTCAGCACCGATGACAGTTGCCTTGAACAACCTGGTCAATAGCTCAACCGGCGTTAAAGAATATAACGTGCATATGGCTGCGGCTATTATTGCAGCACTACCGACACTGATTGTCTATATCGTGGGTGGTCGTTATTTTGTCCGTGGGTTAATGGCTGGGTCAGTAAAAGGGTAA
- a CDS encoding carbohydrate ABC transporter permease, with protein MSSQQSNSVEQKNTDKAIGWLQIQLPKLVLAPSFTVILLFVYGFIIWTVYLSFSTSRMLPNYEWAGLEQWQRLWNTLTWQTALDNLLIFGSLYIILCLVIGLLLAILLDQKIRLEGGLRTLYLYPMALSFIVTGTAWKWFLNPGLGLERTMQAWGFENFEFNWLIDPNMAIYTVVIAGVWQASGFVMAMFLAGLRGIDNEIIQAAQIDGAPTWKIYTRIIIPQLGPVFMSALIVLVHLAIKSFDLVIALTGGGPGNATALPATFMYSYSFTRNQIGVGASSAVFMLITVAAIIVPYLYSELKGSKK; from the coding sequence ATGAGTAGTCAGCAATCCAACTCAGTTGAACAAAAAAATACCGATAAAGCCATTGGGTGGTTACAGATACAGTTACCTAAATTAGTATTGGCACCGTCATTCACAGTTATTTTATTATTTGTTTATGGCTTTATTATCTGGACAGTTTATTTATCTTTTAGCACATCACGGATGTTACCCAATTATGAATGGGCTGGTTTAGAACAATGGCAGCGGCTGTGGAATACCTTAACCTGGCAAACGGCACTCGATAATTTACTAATATTTGGCAGCTTATACATCATTTTATGTTTGGTTATTGGTTTATTGTTAGCCATTTTGTTGGATCAGAAAATCCGTTTGGAAGGAGGCTTACGAACCCTTTATTTATACCCAATGGCACTGAGTTTTATCGTGACGGGGACTGCCTGGAAATGGTTTTTAAATCCAGGGTTGGGGTTAGAACGTACCATGCAGGCATGGGGTTTTGAAAACTTTGAGTTTAATTGGTTAATTGACCCGAATATGGCCATTTATACGGTGGTGATTGCTGGTGTATGGCAGGCATCAGGGTTTGTAATGGCCATGTTTTTAGCCGGCTTGCGTGGTATTGATAATGAAATTATTCAAGCAGCCCAAATCGATGGAGCGCCCACCTGGAAAATATATACGCGAATTATTATTCCGCAATTAGGGCCCGTATTCATGAGTGCGCTTATTGTATTGGTACATTTAGCCATAAAAAGCTTTGATTTAGTGATTGCTTTAACCGGCGGTGGACCTGGTAATGCCACGGCTTTACCTGCGACCTTTATGTATTCTTATTCATTTACTCGCAATCAAATCGGGGTGGGGGCCAGCAGTGCGGTATTTATGCTGATAACGGTGGCAGCAATTATAGTGCCTTATTTGTATTCAGAACTAAAAGGGAGCAAAAAATGA
- a CDS encoding LacI family DNA-binding transcriptional regulator — translation MSKTSITIPDIAAAAGVSKSTVSLALQDSPKIKPETKRKVLKAAKQLGYVYNRAAANLRRRSSEIIGMVINDLTNPFFAELAVALERSFTDSGYVVMMANTSEDMQQQAKVVRTFAEHGAAGIVICPVFGTTYEQLTTHTMKGLPIVSVMRPIEGNECDFISPDNIAGSQAITQHLLEQGFTQLAFLGGITDTSVYQNRLAGFKAALTKANIPVDQCEILPCPPTREASAQLIMARAKQGPLPEAIVCYSDIVAFGVTFGLDRAGLKAGKDVAVTGFDDIQGCNVFSPSLTSVHIYTDQLAKLAAECLINRLKDPERPISNQTVMPKVIVRESSTLAREP, via the coding sequence GTGAGTAAAACCAGTATTACTATTCCTGATATTGCGGCAGCCGCTGGGGTTTCAAAATCGACTGTGTCTTTAGCCTTACAAGACAGCCCCAAAATCAAACCAGAAACCAAGCGGAAAGTCTTAAAGGCCGCTAAGCAACTTGGTTATGTTTATAATAGAGCTGCGGCTAACCTACGCCGTCGTTCCTCAGAAATCATAGGGATGGTTATTAACGACCTGACCAATCCTTTTTTTGCTGAGCTGGCCGTTGCCTTAGAGCGCAGTTTTACTGACTCTGGCTATGTAGTGATGATGGCGAACACTTCTGAAGATATGCAACAACAAGCAAAGGTGGTGCGCACTTTTGCTGAACATGGTGCCGCAGGCATAGTAATTTGCCCTGTATTTGGTACTACCTACGAGCAACTGACTACCCATACAATGAAAGGCTTACCCATCGTCAGTGTGATGCGGCCAATTGAAGGGAACGAGTGTGATTTTATCAGCCCAGATAATATTGCCGGTAGTCAGGCAATTACTCAGCATTTGCTAGAACAAGGCTTTACCCAACTGGCTTTTTTAGGGGGTATCACTGACACTTCAGTTTACCAAAACCGGCTCGCTGGTTTTAAAGCGGCTTTAACCAAAGCCAATATACCAGTCGACCAGTGCGAAATACTCCCCTGCCCTCCCACTCGAGAAGCCTCTGCTCAACTGATTATGGCGCGTGCTAAACAAGGCCCTTTACCAGAAGCCATTGTGTGCTATAGCGATATAGTAGCATTTGGAGTGACGTTTGGTTTAGATCGTGCTGGTTTAAAAGCAGGAAAAGACGTAGCTGTCACCGGCTTTGATGATATTCAAGGCTGCAATGTATTTAGCCCTTCCTTAACCAGCGTCCATATATATACAGACCAATTAGCAAAATTAGCCGCCGAATGTTTAATCAATCGTCTAAAAGATCCAGAGCGCCCTATTTCCAACCAAACCGTGATGCCAAAAGTTATAGTACGAGAGTCTTCTACCCTAGCGAGAGAGCCATAG
- a CDS encoding glycerate kinase, translated as MKIVIAPDSFKESLSSIEVADAVAQGIQQVLPDAELIKLPVADGGEGTIDAMVAGTQGSKFTCRVTGPMGTPVDACWGVLGDGVTAVIEVAEAVGLAKVPVQQRNPLKATSYGIGELIIEALNAGAKQFILGLGGSATNDGGAGMLQALGARLLNTAGDVISLGAEGLANLQQIDFNSLDSRLENVEFKVACDVDNQLLGPTGATYTYGPQKGADEPMLQQLENHLSHFAKVMQQALNRDIASTPGSGAAGGLGATLLGGFNAQLESGVDIVLDTIQLETYLSDADLVITGEGKIDSQTIYGKTPIGVAKRAKQYNCCVIALAGSMGAGYQAVYQQGIDAVFSVVPGVMNLTDALKTAAQNIEDTAFNIAKIVKSFKV; from the coding sequence ATGAAAATTGTCATTGCACCTGATTCTTTTAAAGAGAGCCTATCCAGCATTGAGGTAGCGGATGCTGTTGCGCAGGGTATTCAACAAGTGTTGCCTGATGCTGAGTTAATTAAACTACCCGTAGCCGATGGGGGTGAAGGGACGATTGATGCCATGGTAGCTGGTACCCAGGGTAGTAAGTTTACTTGTCGCGTAACTGGACCAATGGGAACACCCGTTGACGCCTGCTGGGGGGTATTGGGTGATGGTGTTACAGCAGTGATTGAAGTGGCTGAGGCTGTGGGTTTGGCGAAAGTACCAGTTCAGCAACGTAACCCGTTAAAAGCCACCAGTTATGGTATAGGAGAACTGATTATTGAAGCACTGAATGCCGGTGCTAAACAATTTATCCTCGGTCTAGGCGGAAGCGCCACCAATGATGGAGGGGCTGGTATGTTGCAGGCGTTAGGTGCAAGATTATTAAATACCGCAGGGGATGTAATTTCGCTAGGTGCAGAAGGGCTGGCTAATTTACAACAGATTGACTTTAACTCCTTAGATAGCAGGCTAGAAAATGTTGAATTTAAAGTCGCTTGTGATGTAGATAACCAATTATTAGGCCCTACAGGTGCTACCTATACCTATGGTCCTCAAAAGGGTGCTGATGAGCCTATGCTGCAACAGTTGGAAAACCATTTAAGCCATTTTGCTAAAGTCATGCAACAAGCACTCAATCGGGATATTGCTTCAACACCGGGATCGGGTGCTGCTGGTGGTTTAGGCGCTACTTTATTAGGGGGATTTAATGCCCAGTTAGAAAGTGGTGTTGATATTGTGTTAGATACTATTCAACTGGAAACTTATTTATCTGACGCGGACCTAGTGATCACTGGCGAAGGAAAAATAGACAGCCAGACTATTTATGGTAAAACGCCGATTGGTGTTGCTAAACGGGCTAAACAATATAATTGTTGTGTAATAGCATTAGCAGGTAGCATGGGAGCTGGCTACCAAGCGGTTTATCAGCAAGGGATTGATGCAGTATTTAGTGTGGTACCAGGGGTAATGAATTTAACTGATGCTTTAAAAACTGCCGCACAGAATATTGAAGACACTGCATTTAATATTGCCAAAATTGTTAAAAGTTTTAAGGTTTGA